The following coding sequences lie in one Populus trichocarpa isolate Nisqually-1 chromosome 14, P.trichocarpa_v4.1, whole genome shotgun sequence genomic window:
- the LOC7464421 gene encoding MDIS1-interacting receptor like kinase 2 isoform X2, which yields MTRTLQRIFHFLILSSAFVLITAQREAETLLNWKNSLNFPTLPSWTLNSSSSPCNWTGIRCSGEGSIIEINLENSGLDGTLDRFDSSSFPNLSSLNLNLNNLVGDIPSGIGNATKLISLDLSSNNFTNQIPPEIGNLKELQVLRLYNNSLTGPIPHQLSNLQKLWLLDLSANYLRDPDPVQFKGMASLTELRLSYILLEAVPAFIAECPNLIFLDLSDNLITGQIPMPLLSRLKRLEFLNLTKNSVEGPLSTNIGNFRNLRHLRLGMNKLNGTIPYEIGLLSNLEVLELHENGFDGPMPSSVGNLRMLRNLNLKLSGLNSSIPEELGLCSNLTYLELSSNSLIGALPLSMASLTQIREFGISDNKLSGNIHPSLLSNWSELVSLQLQINNFSGKVPPQIGTLHKLKLLYLFQNRLSGPIPPEIGNLSNLIELQLADNFFTGSIPPTIGNLSSLTKLILPYNQLNGKLPPELGSIPEDFGPDFLRNATFSYNNFSGKLPPGICNGGKLIYLAANRNNLVGPIPSSLRNCTGLTRVRLEQNLLDGDISNAFGMYPNLEYIDLGDNRLSGMLSSNWGQCTILSNFRIAGNIMSGNIPPELGNLTELQNLDLSGNQLIGKIPIELFSSSKLNRFNLSNNQLSGHIPEEVGMLSQLQYLDFSQNNLSGRIPEELGDCQALIFLDLSNNRLNGTMPYQIGNLVALQIVLDLSQNLITGEISSQLRKLTRLEILNISHNHLSGPIPSSLQDLLSLQQVDISHNNLEGPLPDNKAFRRAPAASLVGNTGLCGEKAQGLNPCRRETSSEKHNKGNRRKLIVAIVIPLSISAILLILFGILIFRRHSRADRDKMKKDSEGGSSFSVWNYNKRTEFNDIITATESFDDKYCIGNGGQGNVYKAMLPSGDVFAVKRLHPSEDNEFSKEYQLKNFKAEMYSLAEIRHRNVVKMYGFSSCSGSLFFVYEFVERGSVGKLLNEEKEAKLWNWDLRLQAIKGVAHGLSYLHHDCTPAIVHRDISANNILLDAAFEPKISDFGTARLLREGESNWTLPVGSYGYIAPELASTGQVTEKLDVYSFGVVALEVLMGKHPGEMLLHLQSGGHDIPFSNLLDERLTPPVGPIVQELVLVTALAFLCVQENPISRPTMHQVCSELSARRSLHVPAPLRLLTLRNLMNMLKDQASSSVTSYV from the exons ATGACAAGAACACTGCAGAGGATATTTCACTTTCTCATTCTCTCTTCTGCTTTTGTGCTAATCACTGCACAGAGAGAAGCGGAAACATTGCTAAACTGGAAAAATAGTTTAAACTTTCCAACTTTACCTTCATGGACGCTCAACAGCAGCAGTAGCCCATGCAACTGGACAGGAATTCGGTGCAGTGGAGAGGGAAGCATTATTGAGATAAATCTCGAGAACTCAGGCCTGGATGGAACTCTTGACAGGTTTGATTCCTCATCGTTTCCTAACCTTAGTTCACTCAATCTCAATTTGAACAATCTCGTAGGAGATATCCCATCTGGAATTGGGAATGCCACAAAACTCATTTCACTTGATCTCAGTAGCAACAATTTCACCAATCAAATCCCCCCAGAAATTGGTAACCTTAAAGAACTTCAAGTTCTTCGTCTCTACAACAACTCACTCACAGGCCCAATTCCACATCAGCTAAGCAACCTACAAAAGTTGTGGCTTCTCGATCTTAGTGCAAACTACCTAAGAGATCCTGACCCTGTTCAATTCAAGGGTATGGCATCTTTAACAGAGCTGCGGCTTTCCTATATCCTTTTGGAGGCAGTTCCTGCATTCATTGCTGAGTGCCCAAACCTGATCTTTCTTGATCTTTCAGATAATCTAATCACAGGTCAGATTCCTATGCCATTACTATCTCGTTTGAAAAGACTTGAGTTCCTGAACTTGACAAAGAATTCAGTTGAAGGACCTCTTTCCACAAATATAGGAAATTTTAGAAATCTTCGACACCTGAGGCTTGGAATGAACAAACTGAATGGTACAATACCATATGAAATTGGGCTGCTCTCAAACCTTGAAGTTCTTGAGTTGCATGAAAATGGGTTTGATGGTCCAATGCCCTCTTCAGTTGGGAATCTCAGGATGCTTCGAAATTTAAATCTCAAATTGTCAGGCCTGAATTCCAGCATTCCAGAAGAACTTGGTTTGTGCTCCAACCTCACTTACCTTGAGCTATCATCCAACAGCCTTATAGGTGCATTGCCTCTTTCCATGGCCTCATTAACACAAATCAGAGAGTTCGGAATATCTGACAATAAACTATCAGGAAACATCCATCCATCTCTCTTATCCAATTGGTCAGAGCTTGTTTCTTTGCAACtccaaataaataatttttctggAAAAGTTCCACCTCAAATTGGAACTCTCCATAAGCTCAAGCTTCTGTATCTTTTTCAGAATCGATTATCAGGTCCCATACCACCAGAAATAGGAAATTTGTCGAATTTGATAGAGCTTCAATTGGCCGACAACTTTTTCACCGGTTCCATCCCTCCAACTATTGGAAATTTGTCAAGTCTCACCAAATTGATTCTTCCTTATAACCAGCTCAACGGAAAACTTCCTCCTGAATTAG GAAGCATTCCCGAAGACTTTGGCCCTGATTTCTTGAGAAATGCAACCTTCTCCTACAACAATTTTTCAGGAAAGCTTCCTCCAGGAATTTGTAATGGAGGGAAGCTTATCTACTTGGCAGCCAATAGAAATAATCTTGTGGGACCAATCCCTTCAAGTCTTAGGAACTGCACAGGACTAACCAGAGTCCGCCTTGAACAGAATCTTCTGGATGGAGACATTTCAAATGCATTCGGCATGTACCCAAACCTGGAGTATATTGACTTGGGAGACAACCGGCTCTCTGGCATGTTATCATCAAACTGGGGACAGTGCACAATCCTCTCAAACTTTCGCATAGCAGGCAACATCATGTCAGGCAACATTCCACCGGAGCTTGGAAACTTAACAGAGCTACAGAATCTTGACCTCTCTGGCAACCAACTGATTGGGAAGATTCCAATTGAGCTTTTCAGCTCTTCAAAGCTCAACAGATTTAATTTGAGCAACAATCAACTCTCAGGTCACATACCAGAAGAAGTTGGAATGCTTTCACAGCTGCAGTATTTGGATTTTTCACAAAATAATCTAAGTGGGCGGATACCAGAAGAACTTGGAGACTGCCAGGCACTTATCTTCTTAGACCTGAGCAATAACAGACTGAATGGGACAATGCCATACCAGATTGGGAATCTAGTTGCCTTGCAGATTGTGTTAGACCTCAGCCAAAACTTGATCACTGGAGAGATATCCTCACAGCTTCGAAAATTGACAAGACTGGAAATACTGAATATTTCTCACAATCATCTTTCTGGCCCAATACCATCTTCCTTACAAGACCTATTGAGCCTTCAACAAGTTGATATATCACATAATAATCTCGAGGGGCCTCTCCCAGACAATAAGGCTTTTCGGCGAGCTCCTGCTGCATCATTGGTTGGCAATACTGGTTTATGTGGGGAAAAGGCACAAGGTTTGAACCCTTGCCGCAGGGAAACTTCATCTGAAAAGCATAATAAAGGAAACAGAAGGAAGCTGATCGTTGCCATTGTCATTCCACTATCAATCTCAGCAATcctattaattttgtttgggaTTCTCATCTTCCGGCGTCATTCCAGAGCTGATCGAGACAAGATGAAGAAGGATTCAGAAGGCGGAAGCTCATTTTCTGTGTGGAATTACAACAAGAGAACAGAGTTTAACGATATAATTACAGCAACAGAGAGTTTTGATGATAAGTATTGCATAGGAAATGGCGGTCAGGGAAATGTGTACAAAGCAATGCTTCCATCAGGAGATGTTTTTGCTGTAAAACGTCTTCACCCTTCTGAAGACAATGAGTTCAGTAAGGAATATCAGCTTAAGAATTTTAAGGCTGAAATGTATTCGCTAGCTGAAATTCGGCATCGGAACGTTGTAAAGATGTACGGGTTCAGTTCCTGTAGCGGATCATTGTTTTTTGTATATGAGTTTGTTGAGAGGGGAAGCGTGGGTAAGTTGTTGAATGAAGAGAAAGAGGCAAAGCTCTGGAACTGGGATTTGAGATTACAGGCCATCAAAGGAGTGGCACATGGGCTGTCTTACTTGCACCATGATTGCACACCAGCTATTGTGCATCGAGACATATCAGCAAACAATATTCTGTTGGATGCAGCGTTTGAGCCTAAGATTTCTGACTTCGGGACAGCAAGGCTGCTAAGAGAAGGTGAATCTAACTGGACACTCCCAGTTGGTTCATATGGCTATATTGCACCAG AGCTAGCCTCTACAGGTCAAGTGACAGAGAAACTAGACGTGTATAGTTTCGGAGTTGTTGCGCTAGAAGTACTAATGGGGAAGCACCCTGGAGAAATGCTTTTACATTTGCAATCTGGAGGGCATGATATCCCCTTTTCAAACCTTTTAGACGAAAGGCTTACACCTCCAGTTGGTCCAATCGTCCAAGAACTGGTTTTAGTAACGGCCCTCGCATTTTTATGTGTACAGGAAAATCCCATATCCCGGCCAACGATGCATCAAGTTTGCAGCGAACTTTCGGCAAGAAGAAGCCTACATGTCCCTGCACCTCTCCGCCTCCTCACGCTGCGAAATCTGATGAACATGCTTAAGGATCAAGCATCATCCTCTGTAACTTCTTATGTGTAA
- the LOC7464421 gene encoding MDIS1-interacting receptor like kinase 2 isoform X3, with the protein MTRTLQRIFHFLILSSAFVLITAQREAETLLNWKNSLNFPTLPSWTLNSSSSPCNWTGIRCSGEGSIIEINLENSGLDGTLDRFDSSSFPNLSSLNLNLNNLVGDIPSGIGNATKLISLDLSSNNFTNQIPPEIGNLKELQVLRLYNNSLTGPIPHQLSNLQKLWLLDLSANYLRDPDPVQFKGMASLTELRLSYILLEAVPAFIAECPNLIFLDLSDNLITGSIPEDFGPDFLRNATFSYNNFSGKLPPGICNGGKLIYLAANRNNLVGPIPSSLRNCTGLTRVRLEQNLLDGDISNAFGMYPNLEYIDLGDNRLSGMLSSNWGQCTILSNFRIAGNIMSGNIPPELGNLTELQNLDLSGNQLIGKIPIELFSSSKLNRFNLSNNQLSGHIPEEVGMLSQLQYLDFSQNNLSGRIPEELGDCQALIFLDLSNNRLNGTMPYQIGNLVALQIVLDLSQNLITGEISSQLRKLTRLEILNISHNHLSGPIPSSLQDLLSLQQVDISHNNLEGPLPDNKAFRRAPAASLVGNTGLCGEKAQGLNPCRRETSSEKHNKGNRRKLIVAIVIPLSISAILLILFGILIFRRHSRADRDKMKKDSEGGSSFSVWNYNKRTEFNDIITATESFDDKYCIGNGGQGNVYKAMLPSGDVFAVKRLHPSEDNEFSKEYQLKNFKAEMYSLAEIRHRNVVKMYGFSSCSGSLFFVYEFVERGSVGKLLNEEKEAKLWNWDLRLQAIKGVAHGLSYLHHDCTPAIVHRDISANNILLDAAFEPKISDFGTARLLREGESNWTLPVGSYGYIAPELASTGQVTEKLDVYSFGVVALEVLMGKHPGEMLLHLQSGGHDIPFSNLLDERLTPPVGPIVQELVLVTALAFLCVQENPISRPTMHQVCSELSARRSLHVPAPLRLLTLRNLMNMLKDQASSSVTSYV; encoded by the exons ATGACAAGAACACTGCAGAGGATATTTCACTTTCTCATTCTCTCTTCTGCTTTTGTGCTAATCACTGCACAGAGAGAAGCGGAAACATTGCTAAACTGGAAAAATAGTTTAAACTTTCCAACTTTACCTTCATGGACGCTCAACAGCAGCAGTAGCCCATGCAACTGGACAGGAATTCGGTGCAGTGGAGAGGGAAGCATTATTGAGATAAATCTCGAGAACTCAGGCCTGGATGGAACTCTTGACAGGTTTGATTCCTCATCGTTTCCTAACCTTAGTTCACTCAATCTCAATTTGAACAATCTCGTAGGAGATATCCCATCTGGAATTGGGAATGCCACAAAACTCATTTCACTTGATCTCAGTAGCAACAATTTCACCAATCAAATCCCCCCAGAAATTGGTAACCTTAAAGAACTTCAAGTTCTTCGTCTCTACAACAACTCACTCACAGGCCCAATTCCACATCAGCTAAGCAACCTACAAAAGTTGTGGCTTCTCGATCTTAGTGCAAACTACCTAAGAGATCCTGACCCTGTTCAATTCAAGGGTATGGCATCTTTAACAGAGCTGCGGCTTTCCTATATCCTTTTGGAGGCAGTTCCTGCATTCATTGCTGAGTGCCCAAACCTGATCTTTCTTGATCTTTCAGATAATCTAATCACAG GAAGCATTCCCGAAGACTTTGGCCCTGATTTCTTGAGAAATGCAACCTTCTCCTACAACAATTTTTCAGGAAAGCTTCCTCCAGGAATTTGTAATGGAGGGAAGCTTATCTACTTGGCAGCCAATAGAAATAATCTTGTGGGACCAATCCCTTCAAGTCTTAGGAACTGCACAGGACTAACCAGAGTCCGCCTTGAACAGAATCTTCTGGATGGAGACATTTCAAATGCATTCGGCATGTACCCAAACCTGGAGTATATTGACTTGGGAGACAACCGGCTCTCTGGCATGTTATCATCAAACTGGGGACAGTGCACAATCCTCTCAAACTTTCGCATAGCAGGCAACATCATGTCAGGCAACATTCCACCGGAGCTTGGAAACTTAACAGAGCTACAGAATCTTGACCTCTCTGGCAACCAACTGATTGGGAAGATTCCAATTGAGCTTTTCAGCTCTTCAAAGCTCAACAGATTTAATTTGAGCAACAATCAACTCTCAGGTCACATACCAGAAGAAGTTGGAATGCTTTCACAGCTGCAGTATTTGGATTTTTCACAAAATAATCTAAGTGGGCGGATACCAGAAGAACTTGGAGACTGCCAGGCACTTATCTTCTTAGACCTGAGCAATAACAGACTGAATGGGACAATGCCATACCAGATTGGGAATCTAGTTGCCTTGCAGATTGTGTTAGACCTCAGCCAAAACTTGATCACTGGAGAGATATCCTCACAGCTTCGAAAATTGACAAGACTGGAAATACTGAATATTTCTCACAATCATCTTTCTGGCCCAATACCATCTTCCTTACAAGACCTATTGAGCCTTCAACAAGTTGATATATCACATAATAATCTCGAGGGGCCTCTCCCAGACAATAAGGCTTTTCGGCGAGCTCCTGCTGCATCATTGGTTGGCAATACTGGTTTATGTGGGGAAAAGGCACAAGGTTTGAACCCTTGCCGCAGGGAAACTTCATCTGAAAAGCATAATAAAGGAAACAGAAGGAAGCTGATCGTTGCCATTGTCATTCCACTATCAATCTCAGCAATcctattaattttgtttgggaTTCTCATCTTCCGGCGTCATTCCAGAGCTGATCGAGACAAGATGAAGAAGGATTCAGAAGGCGGAAGCTCATTTTCTGTGTGGAATTACAACAAGAGAACAGAGTTTAACGATATAATTACAGCAACAGAGAGTTTTGATGATAAGTATTGCATAGGAAATGGCGGTCAGGGAAATGTGTACAAAGCAATGCTTCCATCAGGAGATGTTTTTGCTGTAAAACGTCTTCACCCTTCTGAAGACAATGAGTTCAGTAAGGAATATCAGCTTAAGAATTTTAAGGCTGAAATGTATTCGCTAGCTGAAATTCGGCATCGGAACGTTGTAAAGATGTACGGGTTCAGTTCCTGTAGCGGATCATTGTTTTTTGTATATGAGTTTGTTGAGAGGGGAAGCGTGGGTAAGTTGTTGAATGAAGAGAAAGAGGCAAAGCTCTGGAACTGGGATTTGAGATTACAGGCCATCAAAGGAGTGGCACATGGGCTGTCTTACTTGCACCATGATTGCACACCAGCTATTGTGCATCGAGACATATCAGCAAACAATATTCTGTTGGATGCAGCGTTTGAGCCTAAGATTTCTGACTTCGGGACAGCAAGGCTGCTAAGAGAAGGTGAATCTAACTGGACACTCCCAGTTGGTTCATATGGCTATATTGCACCAG AGCTAGCCTCTACAGGTCAAGTGACAGAGAAACTAGACGTGTATAGTTTCGGAGTTGTTGCGCTAGAAGTACTAATGGGGAAGCACCCTGGAGAAATGCTTTTACATTTGCAATCTGGAGGGCATGATATCCCCTTTTCAAACCTTTTAGACGAAAGGCTTACACCTCCAGTTGGTCCAATCGTCCAAGAACTGGTTTTAGTAACGGCCCTCGCATTTTTATGTGTACAGGAAAATCCCATATCCCGGCCAACGATGCATCAAGTTTGCAGCGAACTTTCGGCAAGAAGAAGCCTACATGTCCCTGCACCTCTCCGCCTCCTCACGCTGCGAAATCTGATGAACATGCTTAAGGATCAAGCATCATCCTCTGTAACTTCTTATGTGTAA
- the LOC7464421 gene encoding MDIS1-interacting receptor like kinase 2 isoform X1, which yields MTRTLQRIFHFLILSSAFVLITAQREAETLLNWKNSLNFPTLPSWTLNSSSSPCNWTGIRCSGEGSIIEINLENSGLDGTLDRFDSSSFPNLSSLNLNLNNLVGDIPSGIGNATKLISLDLSSNNFTNQIPPEIGNLKELQVLRLYNNSLTGPIPHQLSNLQKLWLLDLSANYLRDPDPVQFKGMASLTELRLSYILLEAVPAFIAECPNLIFLDLSDNLITGQIPMPLLSRLKRLEFLNLTKNSVEGPLSTNIGNFRNLRHLRLGMNKLNGTIPYEIGLLSNLEVLELHENGFDGPMPSSVGNLRMLRNLNLKLSGLNSSIPEELGLCSNLTYLELSSNSLIGALPLSMASLTQIREFGISDNKLSGNIHPSLLSNWSELVSLQLQINNFSGKVPPQIGTLHKLKLLYLFQNRLSGPIPPEIGNLSNLIELQLADNFFTGSIPPTIGNLSSLTKLILPYNQLNGKLPPELGNIKSLEELDLSENDLQGTLPLSITGLRNLNLFYVASNNFSGSIPEDFGPDFLRNATFSYNNFSGKLPPGICNGGKLIYLAANRNNLVGPIPSSLRNCTGLTRVRLEQNLLDGDISNAFGMYPNLEYIDLGDNRLSGMLSSNWGQCTILSNFRIAGNIMSGNIPPELGNLTELQNLDLSGNQLIGKIPIELFSSSKLNRFNLSNNQLSGHIPEEVGMLSQLQYLDFSQNNLSGRIPEELGDCQALIFLDLSNNRLNGTMPYQIGNLVALQIVLDLSQNLITGEISSQLRKLTRLEILNISHNHLSGPIPSSLQDLLSLQQVDISHNNLEGPLPDNKAFRRAPAASLVGNTGLCGEKAQGLNPCRRETSSEKHNKGNRRKLIVAIVIPLSISAILLILFGILIFRRHSRADRDKMKKDSEGGSSFSVWNYNKRTEFNDIITATESFDDKYCIGNGGQGNVYKAMLPSGDVFAVKRLHPSEDNEFSKEYQLKNFKAEMYSLAEIRHRNVVKMYGFSSCSGSLFFVYEFVERGSVGKLLNEEKEAKLWNWDLRLQAIKGVAHGLSYLHHDCTPAIVHRDISANNILLDAAFEPKISDFGTARLLREGESNWTLPVGSYGYIAPELASTGQVTEKLDVYSFGVVALEVLMGKHPGEMLLHLQSGGHDIPFSNLLDERLTPPVGPIVQELVLVTALAFLCVQENPISRPTMHQVCSELSARRSLHVPAPLRLLTLRNLMNMLKDQASSSVTSYV from the exons ATGACAAGAACACTGCAGAGGATATTTCACTTTCTCATTCTCTCTTCTGCTTTTGTGCTAATCACTGCACAGAGAGAAGCGGAAACATTGCTAAACTGGAAAAATAGTTTAAACTTTCCAACTTTACCTTCATGGACGCTCAACAGCAGCAGTAGCCCATGCAACTGGACAGGAATTCGGTGCAGTGGAGAGGGAAGCATTATTGAGATAAATCTCGAGAACTCAGGCCTGGATGGAACTCTTGACAGGTTTGATTCCTCATCGTTTCCTAACCTTAGTTCACTCAATCTCAATTTGAACAATCTCGTAGGAGATATCCCATCTGGAATTGGGAATGCCACAAAACTCATTTCACTTGATCTCAGTAGCAACAATTTCACCAATCAAATCCCCCCAGAAATTGGTAACCTTAAAGAACTTCAAGTTCTTCGTCTCTACAACAACTCACTCACAGGCCCAATTCCACATCAGCTAAGCAACCTACAAAAGTTGTGGCTTCTCGATCTTAGTGCAAACTACCTAAGAGATCCTGACCCTGTTCAATTCAAGGGTATGGCATCTTTAACAGAGCTGCGGCTTTCCTATATCCTTTTGGAGGCAGTTCCTGCATTCATTGCTGAGTGCCCAAACCTGATCTTTCTTGATCTTTCAGATAATCTAATCACAGGTCAGATTCCTATGCCATTACTATCTCGTTTGAAAAGACTTGAGTTCCTGAACTTGACAAAGAATTCAGTTGAAGGACCTCTTTCCACAAATATAGGAAATTTTAGAAATCTTCGACACCTGAGGCTTGGAATGAACAAACTGAATGGTACAATACCATATGAAATTGGGCTGCTCTCAAACCTTGAAGTTCTTGAGTTGCATGAAAATGGGTTTGATGGTCCAATGCCCTCTTCAGTTGGGAATCTCAGGATGCTTCGAAATTTAAATCTCAAATTGTCAGGCCTGAATTCCAGCATTCCAGAAGAACTTGGTTTGTGCTCCAACCTCACTTACCTTGAGCTATCATCCAACAGCCTTATAGGTGCATTGCCTCTTTCCATGGCCTCATTAACACAAATCAGAGAGTTCGGAATATCTGACAATAAACTATCAGGAAACATCCATCCATCTCTCTTATCCAATTGGTCAGAGCTTGTTTCTTTGCAACtccaaataaataatttttctggAAAAGTTCCACCTCAAATTGGAACTCTCCATAAGCTCAAGCTTCTGTATCTTTTTCAGAATCGATTATCAGGTCCCATACCACCAGAAATAGGAAATTTGTCGAATTTGATAGAGCTTCAATTGGCCGACAACTTTTTCACCGGTTCCATCCCTCCAACTATTGGAAATTTGTCAAGTCTCACCAAATTGATTCTTCCTTATAACCAGCTCAACGGAAAACTTCCTCCTGAATTAGGTAATATCAAAAGTTTAGAAGAGCTTGACCTGAGTGAAAATGACTTGCAAGGAACCTTGCCTTTGTCAATAACTGGCTTGAGAAACCTCAATTTATTCTATGTTGCTTCCAACAATTTCTCAGGAAGCATTCCCGAAGACTTTGGCCCTGATTTCTTGAGAAATGCAACCTTCTCCTACAACAATTTTTCAGGAAAGCTTCCTCCAGGAATTTGTAATGGAGGGAAGCTTATCTACTTGGCAGCCAATAGAAATAATCTTGTGGGACCAATCCCTTCAAGTCTTAGGAACTGCACAGGACTAACCAGAGTCCGCCTTGAACAGAATCTTCTGGATGGAGACATTTCAAATGCATTCGGCATGTACCCAAACCTGGAGTATATTGACTTGGGAGACAACCGGCTCTCTGGCATGTTATCATCAAACTGGGGACAGTGCACAATCCTCTCAAACTTTCGCATAGCAGGCAACATCATGTCAGGCAACATTCCACCGGAGCTTGGAAACTTAACAGAGCTACAGAATCTTGACCTCTCTGGCAACCAACTGATTGGGAAGATTCCAATTGAGCTTTTCAGCTCTTCAAAGCTCAACAGATTTAATTTGAGCAACAATCAACTCTCAGGTCACATACCAGAAGAAGTTGGAATGCTTTCACAGCTGCAGTATTTGGATTTTTCACAAAATAATCTAAGTGGGCGGATACCAGAAGAACTTGGAGACTGCCAGGCACTTATCTTCTTAGACCTGAGCAATAACAGACTGAATGGGACAATGCCATACCAGATTGGGAATCTAGTTGCCTTGCAGATTGTGTTAGACCTCAGCCAAAACTTGATCACTGGAGAGATATCCTCACAGCTTCGAAAATTGACAAGACTGGAAATACTGAATATTTCTCACAATCATCTTTCTGGCCCAATACCATCTTCCTTACAAGACCTATTGAGCCTTCAACAAGTTGATATATCACATAATAATCTCGAGGGGCCTCTCCCAGACAATAAGGCTTTTCGGCGAGCTCCTGCTGCATCATTGGTTGGCAATACTGGTTTATGTGGGGAAAAGGCACAAGGTTTGAACCCTTGCCGCAGGGAAACTTCATCTGAAAAGCATAATAAAGGAAACAGAAGGAAGCTGATCGTTGCCATTGTCATTCCACTATCAATCTCAGCAATcctattaattttgtttgggaTTCTCATCTTCCGGCGTCATTCCAGAGCTGATCGAGACAAGATGAAGAAGGATTCAGAAGGCGGAAGCTCATTTTCTGTGTGGAATTACAACAAGAGAACAGAGTTTAACGATATAATTACAGCAACAGAGAGTTTTGATGATAAGTATTGCATAGGAAATGGCGGTCAGGGAAATGTGTACAAAGCAATGCTTCCATCAGGAGATGTTTTTGCTGTAAAACGTCTTCACCCTTCTGAAGACAATGAGTTCAGTAAGGAATATCAGCTTAAGAATTTTAAGGCTGAAATGTATTCGCTAGCTGAAATTCGGCATCGGAACGTTGTAAAGATGTACGGGTTCAGTTCCTGTAGCGGATCATTGTTTTTTGTATATGAGTTTGTTGAGAGGGGAAGCGTGGGTAAGTTGTTGAATGAAGAGAAAGAGGCAAAGCTCTGGAACTGGGATTTGAGATTACAGGCCATCAAAGGAGTGGCACATGGGCTGTCTTACTTGCACCATGATTGCACACCAGCTATTGTGCATCGAGACATATCAGCAAACAATATTCTGTTGGATGCAGCGTTTGAGCCTAAGATTTCTGACTTCGGGACAGCAAGGCTGCTAAGAGAAGGTGAATCTAACTGGACACTCCCAGTTGGTTCATATGGCTATATTGCACCAG AGCTAGCCTCTACAGGTCAAGTGACAGAGAAACTAGACGTGTATAGTTTCGGAGTTGTTGCGCTAGAAGTACTAATGGGGAAGCACCCTGGAGAAATGCTTTTACATTTGCAATCTGGAGGGCATGATATCCCCTTTTCAAACCTTTTAGACGAAAGGCTTACACCTCCAGTTGGTCCAATCGTCCAAGAACTGGTTTTAGTAACGGCCCTCGCATTTTTATGTGTACAGGAAAATCCCATATCCCGGCCAACGATGCATCAAGTTTGCAGCGAACTTTCGGCAAGAAGAAGCCTACATGTCCCTGCACCTCTCCGCCTCCTCACGCTGCGAAATCTGATGAACATGCTTAAGGATCAAGCATCATCCTCTGTAACTTCTTATGTGTAA